From a single Micromonospora sp. WMMD1102 genomic region:
- a CDS encoding XRE family transcriptional regulator: MDDPTRHTLAAVGPRLKQLRQRRDITLSDLADRTGISISTLSRLEAGLRLPTLEQLLPLARAYGVTLDELVDAPQTGDPRINMRPIPTTDGRIIVPLTRRPGGIQAYKFVLPTGRDDDEPRLRTHEGYDWAFVLSGKLRLVLGQHDLILGPGEAAEFDTRTPHWFGATSAGPVEFLSLVGKQGERAHVRTTAS, translated from the coding sequence ATGGACGACCCGACCAGACACACCCTCGCGGCCGTTGGACCACGCCTCAAACAGCTCCGTCAACGGCGCGACATCACCCTGAGCGACCTCGCCGATCGAACCGGCATCTCGATCAGCACGCTGTCCCGACTCGAAGCCGGCCTCCGGCTTCCCACCCTCGAACAGTTACTACCCCTGGCCCGCGCGTACGGCGTCACCCTCGACGAACTCGTCGACGCACCGCAGACCGGCGACCCACGCATCAACATGCGGCCGATACCCACCACCGATGGCAGGATCATCGTTCCCCTGACCCGCCGTCCCGGCGGCATCCAGGCCTACAAGTTCGTCCTCCCCACCGGACGCGACGACGACGAGCCCCGGCTGCGCACCCACGAAGGTTACGACTGGGCCTTCGTCCTCAGCGGCAAACTCCGCCTCGTCCTCGGCCAGCACGACCTCATCCTCGGGCCCGGCGAGGCCGCCGAGTTCGACACCCGAACCCCGCACTGGTTCGGAGCCACCAGCGCGGGGCCCGTCGAGTTCCTCAGCCTCGTCGGCAAGCAGGGCGAACGCGCACATGTCCGGACAACCGCCTCATAG
- a CDS encoding class I SAM-dependent methyltransferase codes for MTHAFDRQYWDQIWRGDRAQAMAASQANPHLVREVGDPPPGTALEAGCGAGAEAIWLATRGWQVTAVDIAAAALAHAAGRATAAGVNGKVRWVEADLSTWQPPGRYDLVTTHYAHPAMPQLDFYDRIASWVAPGGTLLIVGRLHHRDQNSMAGHDHDHDHGHGHDHGGTEPPASASVTAADITGRLDPAGWEIVTAQERHRSLPGPGGHTVAVHDVVVRAHRRH; via the coding sequence ATGACGCACGCGTTCGACAGGCAGTACTGGGACCAGATCTGGCGGGGGGACCGGGCCCAAGCCATGGCTGCCAGCCAGGCGAACCCACATCTGGTGCGTGAGGTCGGCGATCCGCCGCCCGGAACAGCCCTGGAAGCGGGCTGCGGTGCCGGAGCCGAGGCGATCTGGCTCGCCACCCGCGGCTGGCAGGTCACCGCCGTCGACATCGCCGCCGCGGCGCTGGCGCACGCGGCCGGACGCGCCACCGCCGCCGGTGTGAACGGCAAGGTGAGATGGGTCGAGGCGGATCTGTCCACCTGGCAGCCGCCCGGCCGGTACGACCTGGTCACCACGCACTACGCGCATCCCGCGATGCCGCAGTTGGACTTCTACGACCGCATCGCGTCCTGGGTCGCCCCCGGCGGCACCCTGCTCATTGTCGGCCGCCTGCACCACCGCGACCAGAACTCCATGGCCGGCCACGACCACGACCACGACCACGGCCACGGCCACGACCACGGTGGGACCGAGCCGCCTGCCTCGGCGTCCGTGACAGCCGCCGACATCACCGGCCGCCTCGACCCGGCCGGGTGGGAGATCGTGACCGCGCAGGAGAGGCACCGATCCCTGCCCGGTCCCGGCGGCCACACGGTAGCCGTGCACGACGTCGTCGTCAGAGCCCACCGCCGGCACTGA
- a CDS encoding MFS transporter — protein sequence MTIKPTPTPTAAGHATVDDPRQRRTILVAVCVALMAVIASVTGLNVAQPELAVEFDASQSEVLWIINVYTMTLAALLLPLGALGDRRGRKPMLLIGLVIFGVANVAAALATSSQMMLASRLLSGVGAAMIMPVTLAVITSTFPEKERAKGIGIWTAVAGGGGILGMYLSALLVDVATWRWLFALPVALVLGSVVMVVRSVPNSHRYSGHRFDTVGSVTSVIAVLSLIFVLHEGPVIGWTEPATLLGLASGLAATTGFTVWELRHPAPLLDIRLFRERGLAGGSLVLLAVFGVQAGIFVVLFPFLQAVLGWSALQATLAMMPMALVMMLASGLAPKAGIQIGGRATMAAGILVGGAGLAMMAILVSVDGGYLSVLPGMLAMGLGMGLSMTPATEAITGSLPRESQGVASALNDVTREFGTAIGVALLGAVLSAGYQNAIGTRLDGVPAEAADTAREGVANAVAVAGDAGPLAEGLLQAAKESFVDGWQQAMWAGAVVMAVLFVYIVVRGPRRGTAADDIAADESETSTVVTS from the coding sequence ATGACCATCAAGCCGACCCCGACCCCGACTGCGGCCGGTCACGCCACGGTCGACGACCCGCGCCAGCGCCGGACGATCCTGGTCGCGGTCTGCGTGGCACTGATGGCCGTGATCGCCTCGGTCACCGGCCTGAACGTCGCCCAGCCGGAACTCGCCGTCGAGTTCGACGCCTCGCAGAGCGAGGTTCTGTGGATCATCAACGTCTACACCATGACGCTGGCCGCACTGCTGCTGCCGCTTGGCGCCCTCGGGGACCGGCGCGGCCGCAAGCCGATGCTGCTGATCGGTCTGGTCATCTTCGGCGTGGCGAACGTGGCCGCCGCCCTGGCGACCTCCTCGCAGATGATGCTCGCCTCCCGGCTGCTGTCCGGTGTCGGCGCGGCGATGATCATGCCGGTCACGCTTGCCGTGATCACCTCTACCTTTCCCGAGAAGGAAAGGGCCAAGGGCATCGGGATCTGGACCGCGGTCGCCGGCGGCGGCGGCATCCTCGGCATGTACCTCTCCGCGCTGCTGGTCGACGTCGCCACCTGGCGATGGCTCTTCGCCCTACCCGTCGCGCTCGTCCTGGGATCGGTCGTCATGGTCGTCCGCTCCGTCCCGAACTCCCACCGGTACAGCGGGCACCGCTTTGACACCGTCGGCTCGGTGACCTCGGTCATCGCCGTACTCTCCCTGATCTTCGTGCTGCACGAGGGCCCGGTGATCGGATGGACCGAGCCTGCCACGCTGCTCGGGCTCGCCAGCGGTCTCGCCGCCACGACCGGCTTCACCGTCTGGGAACTGCGTCACCCGGCGCCGCTGCTCGACATCCGGCTGTTCCGCGAGCGTGGCCTGGCCGGCGGATCGCTCGTGCTGCTGGCGGTCTTCGGCGTACAGGCGGGCATCTTCGTGGTGCTCTTCCCGTTCCTGCAAGCCGTGCTCGGCTGGTCCGCGCTCCAGGCGACCCTGGCGATGATGCCGATGGCGCTGGTGATGATGCTCGCCTCCGGTCTCGCCCCGAAGGCCGGTATCCAGATCGGCGGCCGCGCGACCATGGCCGCAGGCATCCTCGTCGGCGGCGCCGGACTCGCCATGATGGCGATCCTCGTCTCCGTCGACGGCGGCTACCTCTCCGTGCTGCCCGGCATGCTCGCCATGGGTCTGGGCATGGGCCTGTCCATGACGCCCGCCACCGAGGCGATCACCGGCTCGCTGCCGCGCGAAAGCCAGGGTGTCGCCTCCGCACTCAACGACGTGACCCGCGAGTTCGGCACCGCCATCGGTGTCGCTTTGCTCGGTGCGGTCCTCTCCGCCGGCTATCAGAACGCGATCGGTACCCGGCTCGACGGCGTGCCCGCCGAGGCGGCCGACACCGCCCGGGAGGGCGTCGCGAACGCCGTCGCGGTCGCCGGTGACGCGGGGCCACTGGCCGAAGGACTGCTGCAGGCTGCGAAAGAGTCGTTCGTCGACGGCTGGCAGCAGGCCATGTGGGCCGGAGCCGTGGTCATGGCCGTCCTCTTCGTCTACATCGTCGTCCGAGGACCCCGCCGTGGCACGGCAGCCGACGACATCGCCGCAGACGAATCGGAAACCTCGACCGTGGTCACCAGCTAG
- a CDS encoding YciI family protein — protein sequence MAEYLITFNDEWVPEHTAEQLRAKGVAGWAVVEEMRTEDVLIFSNGALDRSTAICSVESVDGEPVFTDGPYVETKEHLGGFAVVDVPDDETARYWAGRLATALDWPQEVHRFPGRGEARRNGSAQR from the coding sequence ATGGCGGAGTACCTGATCACCTTCAACGACGAGTGGGTGCCCGAGCACACGGCGGAGCAACTGCGCGCGAAGGGCGTAGCCGGCTGGGCCGTGGTCGAGGAGATGCGGACCGAGGACGTCCTGATCTTCAGCAACGGCGCGCTGGACCGCTCCACCGCGATCTGCAGTGTCGAGTCGGTCGACGGCGAGCCCGTCTTCACCGACGGCCCGTACGTCGAGACCAAGGAGCACCTCGGCGGCTTCGCCGTGGTGGACGTGCCCGACGACGAGACGGCACGCTACTGGGCCGGCCGGCTCGCGACCGCGCTCGACTGGCCGCAGGAGGTGCACCGGTTCCCGGGCCGCGGGGAGGCCCGGCGTAACGGCTCCGCGCAGAGGTGA
- a CDS encoding DUF6596 domain-containing protein — MTVEQAITRAHHEEWARVVAALARRFGDLDIAEDATAEAFLTAAERWPREGVPANPGGWLATTAARKAIDQLRRESQRDAKHRAARIVYDDTPAEPTGPVGDDRLRLVFTCCHPALATEARVALTLRLLGGLTVAEIARAFLVQETTMARRITRAKAKIKAAHIPYRVPSADDIRERLAGVLAVVYLVFNEGYLASEGDDPVRVDLTDEAIRLARLLRTLLPDDGEVAGLLALMLLTDARRPARVSRTGELVTLDEQDRGAWDRSLIAEGRALLRERIAAVAAGGDPAGRYQVQAAINLVHTDAPSARDTDWATIATLYDRLVLLDPSPIVRLNRAVAVAEVDGPGVALAEVDRLAEILDGYHALHAARADLLRRLGRGGESRVAYDRAIGLAGNPAERAYLTRRRDQLAS; from the coding sequence GTGACCGTCGAGCAGGCGATCACCCGTGCCCACCACGAGGAGTGGGCACGGGTGGTCGCCGCCCTCGCGCGCCGGTTCGGCGACCTCGACATCGCCGAGGATGCGACGGCCGAGGCGTTCCTGACGGCTGCGGAGCGGTGGCCGCGCGAGGGCGTACCGGCCAATCCCGGCGGTTGGCTCGCCACCACTGCGGCCCGCAAGGCGATCGACCAGCTCCGTCGCGAGTCGCAGCGCGACGCCAAGCACCGAGCGGCCCGAATCGTGTACGACGACACCCCCGCCGAGCCGACCGGCCCGGTCGGGGACGACCGGCTCAGACTGGTCTTCACCTGTTGCCATCCGGCGCTCGCGACGGAAGCCCGGGTGGCGCTCACCCTGCGCCTGCTCGGCGGCCTCACCGTCGCCGAGATCGCCCGCGCCTTCCTGGTGCAGGAGACCACGATGGCGCGCCGGATCACCCGAGCCAAAGCGAAGATCAAGGCGGCGCACATCCCCTACCGGGTGCCGTCGGCCGACGACATCCGCGAGCGGCTCGCCGGCGTACTCGCGGTCGTCTACCTCGTCTTCAACGAGGGCTATCTCGCCAGCGAGGGGGACGACCCGGTCCGCGTCGACCTCACCGACGAGGCGATCCGCCTCGCCCGCCTGCTCCGCACCCTCCTCCCGGACGACGGCGAGGTCGCCGGCCTGCTCGCCCTGATGCTCCTCACCGACGCCCGGCGGCCGGCGCGGGTGTCCCGCACCGGTGAGCTGGTGACCCTCGACGAGCAGGACCGTGGCGCCTGGGACCGCAGCCTGATCGCCGAGGGGAGAGCGCTGCTCCGGGAGCGGATCGCGGCGGTGGCGGCCGGCGGCGACCCGGCCGGGCGCTACCAGGTGCAGGCCGCGATCAACCTGGTCCACACGGATGCCCCGTCGGCCCGGGACACCGACTGGGCCACGATCGCCACCCTCTACGACCGCCTGGTGCTGCTCGACCCCTCGCCGATCGTCCGGCTCAACCGGGCGGTCGCGGTCGCCGAGGTCGACGGCCCCGGGGTCGCGCTCGCCGAGGTTGACCGGCTCGCCGAGATCCTCGACGGCTACCACGCCTTGCACGCCGCCCGCGCCGACCTGCTGCGGCGGCTCGGTCGCGGCGGCGAGTCGCGGGTCGCGTACGACCGGGCGATCGGCCTCGCCGGCAACCCCGCCGAGCGGGCCTACCTCACCCGCCGCCGCGACCAGCTCGCCAGCTGA
- a CDS encoding FtsX-like permease family protein codes for MSGRLLLVCRLLVRDLRRRRTEAVLLLVAITAATATLTLGLTLNEVADRPYQQTRAATAGPDVIVTPRATGQAALDELAPMTTAAGVTGHSGPFPIAYLTMTAGGTSAQTVVEGRDTAPVSIDRPAVTDGTWVRPGGVVVERAFADALGIRVGDMVSIGDRAVGADDTVSADGPPLRVVGTAVTAARATYPYAGWHHPGSVLVERGGLVWVDRGDLARLAGGRPLSYTLNLKLADPAASTAYAVGDQLTIWQAIDDLNGRLYGDAQRTLLVGSWLLSGLALAGVAGIVAGRIIGQRRRVGLLKAVGAGPAMIAAVHLAEYLVIGLVAAATGLAAGWFAAPVLIRPSVGLIGSVNAQPPTLRTVVASTALALTIAVAATLLPVVRAAATSTVHALADAATPPRRRWWRIWLSRHLPAALLIGVRINARRPRRARLVTVNTLITTTALVAVLIMNSRVENFDLGYTELANPRTERMDQALLVVVVVLCVLALVNAVVSTWTAVLDARQPLAVARTLGATPAQAALGLAVAQLLPAVPGVVAGIPAGIGLLDLVSRAEVQRPPNSWLVGTAIGVLFAVAALTAVPAMLATRRPVVETLRSAPT; via the coding sequence ATGTCCGGCCGCCTCCTGCTCGTCTGCCGGCTGCTGGTGCGGGACCTTCGCCGCCGCCGGACCGAGGCCGTCCTGCTGCTGGTCGCCATCACCGCCGCCACCGCCACGCTGACCCTCGGCCTCACCCTCAACGAAGTCGCCGACCGGCCGTACCAGCAGACCCGGGCCGCCACCGCCGGACCGGACGTGATCGTGACACCCCGGGCGACCGGCCAGGCCGCACTGGACGAACTCGCACCGATGACCACCGCGGCCGGCGTCACCGGTCACAGCGGTCCCTTTCCGATCGCCTACCTGACGATGACTGCCGGCGGTACGTCGGCGCAGACCGTCGTCGAGGGCCGGGACACCGCGCCGGTGTCGATCGACCGGCCCGCCGTGACCGACGGCACCTGGGTACGCCCCGGCGGCGTGGTCGTCGAGCGTGCCTTCGCCGACGCCCTCGGCATCCGCGTCGGCGACATGGTCAGCATCGGCGACAGGGCCGTCGGCGCCGACGACACGGTCAGCGCCGACGGCCCTCCGCTGCGCGTGGTCGGGACCGCGGTGACCGCCGCCAGGGCCACCTATCCGTACGCCGGGTGGCACCATCCGGGCAGTGTCCTGGTCGAGCGCGGCGGCCTGGTCTGGGTCGACCGTGGTGACCTGGCCAGGCTCGCCGGCGGCCGGCCGCTGTCGTACACCCTCAACCTGAAACTCGCCGACCCGGCGGCCAGCACCGCGTACGCCGTCGGCGACCAGCTCACCATCTGGCAGGCGATCGACGACCTGAACGGCCGGCTGTACGGCGACGCGCAGCGGACCCTGCTCGTCGGCAGCTGGCTGCTCAGCGGCCTTGCGCTGGCCGGCGTCGCCGGCATCGTCGCGGGCCGGATCATCGGCCAGCGCCGCCGGGTGGGACTGCTGAAGGCCGTCGGCGCCGGACCGGCCATGATCGCCGCCGTCCACCTCGCCGAGTACCTGGTGATCGGACTTGTCGCCGCCGCCACCGGTCTGGCGGCGGGCTGGTTCGCCGCGCCCGTACTGATCCGCCCGAGTGTCGGACTCATCGGCTCCGTCAACGCCCAGCCACCCACGCTGCGCACGGTGGTCGCCAGCACGGCTCTCGCCCTCACGATCGCCGTGGCGGCGACGCTGCTGCCTGTGGTGCGCGCCGCCGCCACCAGCACCGTGCACGCGCTGGCCGACGCCGCGACGCCGCCGCGCCGCCGGTGGTGGCGCATCTGGCTGTCCCGGCATCTGCCCGCCGCCCTGCTGATCGGGGTACGTATCAACGCCCGCCGGCCGCGCCGGGCCCGGCTGGTCACCGTGAACACCCTGATCACCACGACCGCGCTCGTCGCCGTACTCATCATGAACAGCCGGGTGGAGAATTTCGACCTCGGCTACACGGAACTCGCCAACCCCCGCACCGAGCGGATGGACCAGGCCCTGCTGGTCGTGGTCGTCGTGCTGTGCGTCCTCGCGCTCGTCAACGCCGTCGTGAGCACCTGGACGGCGGTCCTGGACGCCCGGCAGCCGCTGGCCGTCGCCCGGACGCTCGGCGCCACGCCCGCACAGGCCGCCCTGGGCCTGGCGGTGGCGCAACTGCTTCCCGCCGTACCCGGCGTCGTCGCGGGGATCCCGGCCGGGATCGGACTCCTCGATCTGGTCAGCCGCGCCGAGGTCCAGCGACCACCCAACTCCTGGCTGGTCGGCACCGCGATCGGCGTCCTGTTCGCCGTCGCCGCGCTCACCGCCGTCCCCGCGATGCTCGCCACCCGGCGCCCGGTCGTGGAAACCCTCCGGTCCGCACCGACCTGA
- a CDS encoding ABC transporter ATP-binding protein: MTGSMALRARGLTKRYGSHNTLVRAVDEVDLDVPVGQTLAVMGPSGCGKSTLLHLLGGLQRPTDGQVWLAQHRVDTMSERALARLRRDGVGFVFQSFHLMDELTAVENVELAALLAGQSPGRARKRAMYLLDRVGLADRAAHLPSALSGGQRQRVAIARALSNEPLVVLADEPTGNLDSTATLEVLRLFEELHAAGQTLVVVTHDARIAAVADRVISMRDGAFADDNQYAGTTAGTSAGTVYDGRR, translated from the coding sequence ATGACCGGATCGATGGCGTTGCGGGCGCGCGGGCTGACCAAACGGTACGGCTCGCACAACACACTGGTACGTGCCGTCGACGAGGTCGACCTGGACGTGCCCGTCGGACAGACGTTGGCGGTCATGGGCCCGAGCGGCTGCGGCAAGTCCACCCTGCTGCACCTGCTCGGCGGGCTGCAACGCCCGACCGACGGGCAGGTGTGGCTGGCCCAGCACCGGGTCGACACGATGAGCGAACGGGCCCTCGCCCGGCTGCGGCGCGACGGCGTCGGGTTCGTCTTCCAGTCGTTCCACCTGATGGACGAACTCACCGCGGTGGAGAACGTCGAGCTGGCCGCGCTGCTGGCCGGCCAGTCCCCGGGGCGGGCCCGCAAGCGGGCGATGTACCTGCTGGACCGGGTCGGGCTCGCCGACCGCGCCGCGCACCTGCCCTCGGCGCTGTCCGGCGGGCAGCGCCAGCGGGTCGCGATCGCCCGCGCGCTGAGCAACGAGCCGCTGGTCGTACTCGCCGACGAACCCACCGGCAACCTGGACAGCACCGCCACCCTGGAGGTACTGCGGCTGTTCGAGGAGTTGCACGCCGCCGGACAGACTCTCGTGGTGGTCACCCACGACGCCCGCATCGCCGCGGTCGCCGACCGGGTGATCTCGATGCGCGACGGCGCGTTCGCCGACGACAACCAGTACGCCGGCACCACCGCCGGCACCTCCGCAGGCACCGTCTACGACGGGCGGCGCTGA
- a CDS encoding PadR family transcriptional regulator, whose translation MPGVQDVVLAMLAKEPAYGYELRGRMRAALGPLGESMNAGQIYVALTRLGRAGLVTSERADGLPDRPDRRVYALTPAGQQRVAGWLAEVSWPRPDLTEFHLKLVAAAAGRLADPVALVDAQRREVLRRLRDTQRAALDRSVDPVAGLLLEGVVLRLRADLEWLEACERMWTERGRTGRKAEA comes from the coding sequence GTGCCTGGGGTGCAGGACGTGGTGCTGGCCATGCTGGCGAAGGAGCCGGCGTACGGGTACGAGTTGCGCGGCCGGATGCGTGCCGCGCTCGGCCCGCTGGGCGAGTCGATGAACGCCGGGCAGATCTACGTGGCGCTGACCCGGCTGGGCAGGGCCGGCCTGGTGACGTCGGAGCGGGCCGACGGCCTGCCGGACCGGCCCGACCGGCGGGTCTACGCGTTGACCCCGGCCGGACAGCAGCGGGTCGCGGGCTGGCTGGCCGAGGTGAGCTGGCCGAGGCCGGACCTCACGGAGTTCCACCTGAAGCTGGTGGCCGCCGCCGCCGGCCGGCTGGCTGATCCGGTGGCACTCGTCGACGCGCAGCGGCGCGAGGTGCTGCGCCGGCTGCGCGACACCCAGCGGGCCGCGCTCGACCGGTCGGTGGACCCGGTCGCCGGACTGCTGCTGGAGGGCGTCGTACTCCGGCTGCGCGCCGACCTGGAGTGGCTGGAGGCATGCGAGCGCATGTGGACCGAACGTGGTCGGACTGGGCGGAAGGCGGAGGCATGA
- a CDS encoding CPBP family intramembrane glutamic endopeptidase, producing MSWWKPLVVIVVPPLAMLLLQVLLYLLVGVIENSDDPMAATFTPLKFLAVNLSVGTAGVLAILLLVWIAKVPWRSLISSPRAFDARRLTYYLIGAALLVSAGIGVVALVAPEAPGWTAFGVTGTTVAMLVIVLLSTPIQAVGEELMFRGAVLPAAASWVRAVRPALVVGLVVSSLGFAVVHGSADPWLFGYYTLIGISTDLMAIISRGIEAPVAFHVANNVLFTTVNTVMADGEGFAIDRSTDTGDASLLILGAVNVAMVLLVWLRERRARATG from the coding sequence ATGAGCTGGTGGAAGCCGCTCGTGGTCATCGTCGTGCCGCCGCTGGCGATGTTGCTCCTCCAGGTGCTGCTCTACCTGCTCGTCGGCGTCATCGAGAACAGCGACGACCCGATGGCGGCCACCTTCACGCCGTTGAAGTTCCTGGCCGTCAACCTGAGTGTGGGCACGGCGGGCGTACTGGCGATCCTGCTCCTGGTGTGGATCGCCAAGGTGCCGTGGCGCAGCCTGATCAGCTCACCACGAGCCTTCGACGCGCGCCGCCTGACCTACTACCTGATCGGAGCGGCGCTGCTGGTCAGCGCCGGGATCGGGGTCGTGGCGCTGGTCGCACCCGAGGCCCCGGGCTGGACCGCCTTCGGTGTCACCGGCACGACGGTCGCCATGCTGGTGATCGTCCTGCTGAGCACCCCGATCCAGGCCGTCGGCGAGGAGCTGATGTTCCGCGGCGCCGTGCTGCCCGCCGCCGCATCCTGGGTGCGGGCGGTCCGCCCAGCCCTGGTCGTCGGGCTCGTCGTCTCCAGCCTGGGCTTCGCCGTGGTCCACGGGTCGGCCGACCCCTGGCTGTTCGGATACTACACCCTGATCGGGATCAGCACCGACCTGATGGCGATCATCAGCCGCGGTATCGAGGCGCCGGTCGCCTTCCACGTCGCCAACAACGTCCTGTTCACGACCGTCAACACGGTGATGGCGGACGGCGAGGGCTTCGCGATCGACCGGTCCACCGACACCGGCGACGCGTCCCTGCTGATCCTCGGCGCCGTCAACGTCGCCATGGTGCTGCTGGTCTGGCTGCGCGAGCGGCGGGCTCGGGCCACAGGCTGA
- a CDS encoding GDSL-type esterase/lipase family protein translates to MKRRIIIAACLLLVGVLGAAGTVVYLAFGRPPANPPAEACADGRRPDARPAVVAAGSSSIQGRLGADWVGALRERPEHREYEFVNAGINGDTSADLRRRVDTDIVACRPSAVMILIGGNDVRDGVPLDQYRENLDAIVERVKSRTTARIALLSLPPLGEDLDAALNRKLTAYNTVIRETAARAQVDYLPVHEQLADLLRQRGGDPAPYDFSFLLAFGAAAQHYLFGQSWDEVSRNGGRELHVDHIHLNDRGGAIITELAAQWLTTAN, encoded by the coding sequence ATGAAAAGACGGATCATCATCGCCGCGTGCCTGCTGCTCGTCGGCGTACTCGGGGCCGCAGGCACCGTCGTGTACCTCGCCTTCGGCCGGCCGCCGGCCAATCCACCAGCCGAAGCCTGCGCCGACGGCCGCAGGCCGGACGCGCGTCCCGCAGTCGTCGCGGCCGGCTCCAGCTCGATTCAGGGCAGGCTCGGCGCGGACTGGGTGGGCGCACTTCGCGAACGGCCCGAACACCGCGAGTACGAGTTCGTCAACGCCGGCATCAACGGCGACACCAGCGCCGACCTGCGCCGGCGGGTCGACACCGACATCGTCGCGTGCCGCCCCAGCGCGGTCATGATCCTGATCGGCGGCAACGACGTGCGCGATGGTGTACCGCTGGATCAGTACCGGGAAAACCTCGATGCGATCGTCGAGCGGGTCAAGTCCCGCACCACCGCCCGGATCGCGCTGCTGTCCCTGCCGCCGCTGGGCGAGGACCTGGACGCCGCCCTCAACCGGAAACTCACCGCGTACAACACCGTGATCAGAGAAACCGCAGCCCGTGCCCAGGTCGACTACCTGCCCGTACACGAGCAACTGGCCGACCTCCTGAGGCAGCGCGGCGGCGACCCCGCACCATACGATTTCAGCTTCCTGCTGGCCTTCGGCGCAGCGGCCCAGCACTACCTGTTCGGTCAGAGCTGGGACGAGGTCTCCCGCAACGGCGGGCGCGAACTGCACGTCGACCACATCCACCTCAACGACCGAGGCGGCGCGATCATCACCGAACTCGCCGCTCAATGGCTGACCACCGCCAACTGA
- a CDS encoding aminoglycoside phosphotransferase family protein translates to MQAYEAQRATQAAMSIASSLGLTAHYAAVLHNSNKLTLRLQPCDVLARVAPAAHQCAQLEVDIAQQLSEGGSPVAALKAPEVFVRDDYVVTLWTYYETVTPQAIPPADYARTLERLHAGMRRVELPTPHFTDRVSEAQTLVADHDRTPKLAGADRVFLAGTLDRLRGAVSDSGRPEQLLHGEPHPGNLLSTPTGPLFVDFETCCRGPIEFDLAHAPDEVGDQYPGVDHHLLRDCRTLVLAMITTWRWDRDDQFPDGHRLGIEWLGGLRDATAR, encoded by the coding sequence ATGCAGGCGTACGAGGCCCAGCGGGCAACACAGGCAGCCATGTCGATCGCCTCGTCGCTCGGCCTGACCGCCCACTACGCCGCCGTCCTGCACAACTCGAACAAGCTCACCCTGCGTTTGCAGCCCTGCGACGTGCTGGCCCGGGTGGCACCGGCGGCACATCAGTGCGCCCAGCTTGAAGTGGACATCGCTCAGCAACTGTCCGAGGGCGGAAGCCCGGTGGCCGCGCTGAAAGCCCCCGAGGTCTTCGTCCGGGATGACTACGTGGTCACCCTGTGGACCTACTACGAAACCGTGACTCCGCAAGCGATTCCACCCGCGGACTACGCCAGAACGCTTGAACGCCTGCACGCCGGAATGCGCCGGGTCGAACTGCCCACCCCGCACTTCACGGACCGGGTTTCCGAGGCCCAGACGCTCGTGGCCGACCACGACCGGACGCCGAAGCTGGCCGGCGCGGACCGGGTCTTTCTCGCCGGCACGCTAGACCGCCTGCGCGGAGCGGTCAGCGACAGCGGCCGACCCGAACAGCTCCTGCACGGCGAACCTCACCCAGGCAACCTGCTCTCGACCCCGACCGGCCCGCTCTTCGTCGACTTCGAGACGTGCTGCCGGGGACCGATCGAGTTCGACCTGGCCCACGCACCCGACGAGGTCGGAGACCAGTACCCGGGCGTCGATCACCACCTGCTCCGAGATTGCCGGACCCTCGTGCTGGCGATGATCACCACGTGGCGCTGGGATCGCGACGACCAATTCCCGGACGGCCACCGGCTCGGCATCGAGTGGCTTGGCGGACTCCGGGATGCGACGGCCCGATAA